In Tepidimonas taiwanensis, the following are encoded in one genomic region:
- a CDS encoding two-component system sensor histidine kinase NtrB, with protein MNASPTDATLSSDAVGWEWSPAPARDAGLPSGWIAALVVLSLALLVVAITLVAVVRRFEHEEALRQYRADAAWLQRALAFHLQRLERDLTHLATQPPSETTDPSAFAGALLRDTQAVTAWGWWAPQAVGPAVAAMDADRLTHPDNAAALDTLRAATQAFGRPSYVGPMRDGIGQPSSHGWLAVPASATDTSAVLVAARIDWPAVLAAVVPPWYAARYQVSVTQTGAPHMTDDGEGDGIRTVLDLPGAPLVLSVKPLDVPTPAVPRGLLLLALVLLLALGAAAWAMLRGMRARQQAQQALQAEVAFRRAMESAVRTGLRVWDMEGRIRYVNRAFCELVGYGPQELLGRAAPLPYWPDELHDELSALHGELRRAGTPAAGVELVFRHRDGHRVDVLVHESALLDTKGRQIGWMSAVLDITERKQAQRLEALHRERLEALGQLVAVGEMASTLAHELNQPLGALNGFVHGLLNRLRTQPPGLDEIRAVVERIAGLADKVGRIVQRVNAFARRRELDARPLALQPFLRRLIEAQRARTDSRMRIDVDWPADEAVVLADPGWLEHAVRNVLDNAVHWASVGSTSERQARVRVTLHREAQRIGIAIGDNGPGVAPDIADTLFTAFVSRKEGGMGMGLAIARSVVEAHRGRIDVGRDPLLGGARFTLWLPQAAPSENRP; from the coding sequence ATGAATGCGTCACCAACCGATGCCACGCTGTCGTCGGACGCCGTGGGCTGGGAGTGGTCGCCCGCACCGGCGCGTGATGCGGGGCTGCCCTCCGGCTGGATCGCCGCGCTCGTCGTGCTCAGTCTGGCACTGCTGGTGGTGGCGATCACGCTGGTGGCGGTGGTGCGCCGCTTCGAGCATGAGGAAGCCCTGCGCCAATATCGCGCCGATGCGGCATGGCTGCAACGGGCGCTGGCGTTTCACCTGCAACGCCTCGAGCGTGATCTGACACACTTGGCAACACAGCCCCCCAGCGAGACCACCGATCCCTCCGCTTTTGCCGGGGCGCTGTTGCGCGACACACAGGCCGTGACGGCATGGGGTTGGTGGGCCCCGCAAGCCGTCGGCCCGGCTGTCGCGGCGATGGATGCCGACCGTCTGACGCACCCGGACAACGCGGCAGCCTTGGATACCCTACGTGCCGCGACGCAAGCCTTTGGCCGGCCCAGCTACGTTGGGCCCATGCGCGACGGCATCGGTCAACCCTCGTCACACGGGTGGCTGGCGGTTCCGGCGTCGGCCACCGACACCAGTGCTGTTCTCGTGGCGGCCCGAATCGACTGGCCGGCGGTGCTGGCCGCGGTCGTCCCGCCCTGGTATGCCGCCCGTTACCAGGTCTCCGTCACACAGACCGGCGCACCACACATGACGGATGACGGTGAAGGAGATGGGATCCGCACCGTACTCGACCTGCCTGGCGCACCGCTCGTGTTGTCGGTGAAGCCGCTGGACGTCCCGACACCGGCCGTGCCACGGGGATTGCTGCTGCTGGCGCTGGTATTGCTGCTGGCGCTGGGGGCCGCGGCGTGGGCCATGCTGCGGGGCATGCGTGCACGCCAGCAAGCGCAACAAGCCCTGCAGGCTGAGGTGGCCTTTCGGCGCGCGATGGAAAGTGCCGTGCGTACTGGCCTACGGGTGTGGGACATGGAGGGGCGCATCCGCTATGTCAACCGGGCGTTTTGTGAGCTCGTTGGCTATGGCCCACAGGAGCTGCTCGGTCGCGCGGCCCCACTGCCCTACTGGCCGGACGAGTTGCACGACGAACTCAGCGCCCTGCACGGGGAACTGCGCCGGGCCGGCACCCCGGCTGCCGGGGTGGAGCTGGTGTTTCGCCACCGCGACGGCCACCGGGTGGACGTTTTGGTGCACGAGTCGGCCTTGCTCGATACCAAGGGTCGGCAAATCGGGTGGATGAGTGCGGTACTCGACATCACTGAGCGCAAGCAGGCGCAGCGGCTCGAAGCCCTGCACCGAGAGCGGTTGGAGGCGCTGGGTCAACTGGTGGCGGTGGGCGAGATGGCCAGCACCCTGGCCCACGAGCTGAATCAACCGCTGGGCGCGCTCAATGGGTTTGTCCACGGTCTGCTCAATCGACTGCGCACGCAACCACCCGGACTCGACGAGATCAGGGCGGTGGTCGAGCGCATCGCAGGACTCGCGGACAAAGTCGGGCGGATCGTGCAGCGGGTCAACGCCTTTGCCCGCCGCCGGGAATTGGACGCCAGGCCGTTGGCGCTACAGCCCTTCTTGCGGCGTTTGATCGAGGCGCAGCGAGCGCGCACCGACTCACGCATGCGCATCGACGTCGACTGGCCCGCAGACGAAGCGGTCGTGCTGGCCGACCCGGGCTGGCTGGAACATGCGGTGCGCAACGTCCTGGACAATGCGGTGCATTGGGCGTCGGTCGGCTCGACATCAGAGCGACAGGCGCGCGTGCGCGTGACGCTGCACCGCGAGGCCCAACGCATCGGTATTGCCATTGGCGACAACGGCCCCGGCGTGGCACCCGACATCGCCGACACGCTCTTCACGGCTTTCGTTTCCCGCAAAGAGGGGGGAATGGGCATGGGGCTGGCCATCGCTCGCTCCGTGGTCGAAGCCCACCGCGGCCGCATTGACGTGGGGCGTGATCCGCTGCTCGGCGGCGCGCGGTTTACGCTGTGGCTACCGCAGGCTGCCCCCTCGGAGAACAGGCCATGA
- a CDS encoding response regulator transcription factor: MTETEVHIVDDDADLRDALCWLLASRALPSRAWSNGNAFLDWAQTRRTAWPVAVVLLDIRMVPLSGLDVFEQLRQWQCPWPVLFLTGHGDIPTAVQAVKQGAWDFLEKPFQDNSLVDKVQRALQIASSPEALRALQLRSALHQLSPRERDVLAEVLQGRYNKNIADRLGIAERTVEFHRANILQKMNVGSALELAHLLGRYGLWPQPPAAPASGLPAGTQALAEGHPAPTTSTSGI; encoded by the coding sequence ATGACCGAAACCGAAGTCCACATCGTCGACGACGACGCCGATCTGCGCGACGCGCTGTGCTGGCTGCTCGCCTCGCGCGCGTTGCCGTCGCGCGCTTGGAGCAACGGCAACGCCTTTCTCGACTGGGCGCAGACACGGCGCACTGCGTGGCCGGTCGCGGTGGTGTTGTTGGACATCCGTATGGTTCCGCTGAGCGGCCTGGATGTGTTCGAACAACTGCGCCAGTGGCAGTGTCCGTGGCCGGTCCTGTTTCTCACTGGACACGGCGATATTCCGACGGCGGTGCAAGCGGTCAAACAGGGCGCCTGGGACTTTCTGGAAAAACCTTTTCAGGACAACTCATTGGTGGACAAGGTGCAGCGGGCGCTACAGATCGCCAGCAGCCCCGAGGCGCTGCGCGCACTGCAGCTGCGCTCAGCCTTGCATCAGCTCAGCCCTCGCGAGCGCGACGTGCTGGCCGAGGTGCTGCAGGGCCGCTACAACAAAAATATCGCCGATCGGCTCGGCATTGCCGAGCGCACGGTCGAATTTCACCGGGCCAATATCTTGCAGAAAATGAATGTGGGCTCCGCGCTGGAGCTGGCCCACCTACTGGGGCGGTACGGCTTGTGGCCGCAGCCCCCCGCCGCCCCCGCGTCGGGACTGCCTGCAGGTACCCAAGCCCTCGCGGAGGGTCACCCCGCCCCCACGACCTCGACCTCAGGTATTTGA
- a CDS encoding GGDEF domain-containing protein, whose amino-acid sequence MTIPPPDAPERDVFVWDATLITGLAEVDAQHHRLVDLFNALNRALFHSATLSASAQQAAFDELLAYAHRHFEDEEQLMRDAGVDPRHRGLHERLHREFVEQVRSMWDTRGPLRQPAETLMGFLTAWLGLHILGVDQSMARQIRAIRAGAAPADAYAREEQHPDRGMANLLRMMGQLYHVLAERNRDLQQANATLEQRVRERTAELEAANRRLEAFSRIDGLLGIANRGYFEQRLREEVARHARQGRPLAVVIFDVDHFKRYNDHDGHQAGDACLQAVARALRSEIYREPDLLARCGGEEMVALLVDTDAVGARRVAERAVAAVRALALPHADSPTAPVVTVSAGVAALVPLAPEDGPHLVQLADAALYAAKRAGRNRVVVGHLDEAAPVQAISNT is encoded by the coding sequence ATGACCATCCCGCCCCCCGATGCGCCCGAGCGCGATGTTTTCGTTTGGGACGCCACGCTGATCACCGGCCTGGCGGAGGTGGACGCGCAGCACCACCGCCTGGTCGACCTCTTCAACGCGCTCAACCGCGCGCTGTTCCACAGCGCCACGCTGTCGGCCTCGGCGCAGCAGGCCGCGTTCGACGAGCTGCTCGCCTACGCGCACCGGCATTTCGAGGACGAGGAACAGCTGATGCGGGACGCCGGCGTGGACCCGCGCCACCGCGGTCTGCACGAGCGGCTGCACCGCGAGTTCGTCGAGCAGGTGCGCTCGATGTGGGACACACGCGGCCCGCTGCGCCAGCCGGCGGAGACCCTGATGGGGTTTTTGACCGCGTGGCTCGGCCTGCACATCCTGGGCGTGGACCAGTCGATGGCGCGGCAGATCCGCGCGATCCGCGCCGGCGCGGCGCCCGCCGACGCCTACGCCCGCGAAGAGCAGCACCCGGACCGCGGGATGGCCAACCTGCTGCGCATGATGGGGCAGCTCTACCACGTCCTGGCCGAGCGTAACCGCGACCTGCAGCAGGCCAACGCGACGCTGGAGCAGCGCGTGCGCGAGCGCACGGCCGAGTTGGAAGCCGCCAACCGGCGGCTGGAAGCGTTCTCGCGCATCGACGGGTTGTTGGGCATCGCCAACCGCGGCTACTTCGAGCAGCGCCTGCGCGAGGAGGTGGCGCGCCACGCGCGGCAGGGGCGGCCGCTGGCGGTGGTGATTTTCGATGTCGACCATTTCAAGCGCTACAACGACCACGACGGCCACCAGGCGGGCGACGCGTGCCTGCAGGCGGTGGCGCGGGCGTTGCGCAGCGAGATCTACCGCGAGCCGGACCTGCTGGCGCGCTGCGGCGGCGAGGAGATGGTCGCGCTGCTGGTCGACACCGACGCGGTTGGGGCGCGCCGCGTCGCGGAGCGGGCGGTGGCCGCGGTGCGTGCGCTCGCGCTGCCCCACGCCGATTCGCCGACGGCGCCGGTGGTGACGGTCAGCGCGGGCGTGGCGGCGCTGGTGCCGCTGGCCCCCGAAGACGGCCCCCACCTGGTGCAGCTGGCCGACGCGGCCCTCTACGCGGCCAAGCGGGCCGGGCGCAACCGCGTCGTCGTGGGCCACCTTGACGAAGCGGCGCCGGTCCAAGCGATTTCAAATACCTGA
- a CDS encoding TPM domain-containing protein codes for MARWGRLVRHLWWDERASRRWLDDAAAERLRHRVAASEARHRGEIRVCVEAALPLGWLWPPPDEAALAARVRERALAWFGRLCVWDTEDNAGVLIYLLLAERAIEIVADRALARRVPPAHWQAVVERLRAGLQTASPEAALAGAIDAVDAWLCQHFPADGQRPNPNELPDAVVRA; via the coding sequence ATGGCCCGGTGGGGACGCCTGGTGCGCCACCTGTGGTGGGACGAGCGCGCCAGCCGCCGTTGGCTGGACGACGCCGCGGCCGAGCGGCTGCGCCACCGGGTGGCCGCCAGCGAGGCCCGACACCGGGGCGAGATCCGCGTCTGCGTGGAAGCGGCGCTGCCGCTTGGCTGGCTGTGGCCGCCGCCGGACGAGGCGGCGCTGGCCGCGCGCGTGCGCGAGCGTGCGCTGGCCTGGTTCGGCCGGCTGTGCGTCTGGGACACCGAGGACAACGCCGGCGTGCTGATCTACCTGCTGCTGGCCGAGCGGGCGATCGAGATCGTCGCCGACCGCGCGCTGGCGCGGCGCGTCCCGCCCGCGCATTGGCAGGCGGTCGTCGAGCGCTTGCGCGCGGGCTTGCAGACCGCCTCGCCTGAGGCGGCGCTCGCCGGCGCGATCGACGCCGTGGACGCCTGGCTGTGTCAGCACTTCCCCGCCGACGGGCAGCGGCCCAACCCGAACGAGCTCCCGGACGCGGTCGTGCGCGCATGA
- a CDS encoding TPM domain-containing protein: MTASWRMGWAAWWAWLFALWLGLAGAAAAQTLQPVPPLTARVMDLTGTLTAEQRAALEARLAAFERERGSQVVVLMVPTTAPEDITDYTQRVGDAWKIGRRDVGDGVLLVVAKEDRRVRIATTKAVEGAIPDLLASRIIERAIVPRFRAGDFAGGLEAGVEQILAALAGEALPLPEAPTGGGSDDAGAEDLIGLLFGLGVVATVLRGILGRVLGAFVTAVLAGVLGTGLNLSLGWLGLLVLAAFLFALLGVRVGGGGSWRGGRTGGGWDGGFGGGGWSAGGGGFTSGGGGNFGGGGASGRW; this comes from the coding sequence TTGACGGCATCGTGGCGCATGGGCTGGGCCGCGTGGTGGGCGTGGCTGTTCGCGCTGTGGCTGGGGCTGGCGGGGGCGGCCGCGGCCCAGACGCTGCAACCGGTGCCGCCGCTCACCGCGCGTGTGATGGACCTGACCGGCACGCTCACCGCCGAGCAACGCGCGGCGCTCGAGGCGCGGCTCGCAGCGTTCGAGCGCGAACGCGGCAGCCAGGTGGTCGTGCTGATGGTGCCCACGACCGCGCCCGAGGACATCACGGACTACACCCAGCGCGTGGGCGACGCGTGGAAGATCGGCCGGCGCGACGTCGGCGACGGCGTGCTGCTCGTCGTCGCCAAGGAGGACCGCCGCGTGCGCATCGCGACCACCAAGGCCGTCGAGGGGGCGATCCCGGATCTGCTGGCCAGCCGCATCATCGAGCGCGCGATCGTGCCGCGCTTTCGGGCCGGCGACTTTGCCGGGGGCCTCGAGGCGGGGGTCGAGCAGATCCTGGCCGCGCTGGCGGGCGAGGCGCTGCCGTTGCCGGAGGCGCCGACCGGCGGGGGGAGTGACGACGCGGGCGCCGAGGACCTGATCGGCCTGCTATTCGGGCTGGGTGTGGTGGCCACGGTGCTGCGCGGCATCCTCGGGCGGGTGCTGGGCGCGTTCGTGACGGCGGTGCTGGCGGGGGTGTTGGGCACGGGGCTGAACCTGTCGCTGGGGTGGCTGGGGCTGCTGGTGCTCGCGGCGTTTCTGTTCGCGCTGCTCGGGGTGCGGGTCGGCGGCGGGGGATCGTGGCGCGGCGGCCGCACGGGCGGCGGCTGGGACGGTGGCTTCGGCGGGGGTGGGTGGAGCGCCGGGGGTGGCGGGTTCACCTCCGGGGGTGGGGGCAATTTTGGGGGCGGGGGCGCCTCCGGGCGGTGGTGA
- a CDS encoding LemA family protein, whose protein sequence is MTADRSLPNATRRRWLALAVALPAATALPGCGYNEFQRLDEEVRAAWAEVLNQYQRRADLVPNLVATVQGEAAFERETLTRVIEARARATAIQVTPEMLQDPQAMQRFQAAQGELGSALSRLLAVAEQYPNLKANQAFADLRVQLEGTENRIAVARNRYIQAVQRYNTLARSFPTNLTAMVFGYAPKPGFAPADEAALSTPPKVEFPAPSR, encoded by the coding sequence ATGACAGCCGACCGTTCCCTTCCCAACGCCACCCGCCGCCGCTGGCTGGCGCTGGCGGTGGCCCTTCCTGCGGCCACCGCGCTGCCCGGCTGCGGCTACAACGAGTTCCAGCGACTCGATGAGGAGGTGCGCGCCGCCTGGGCCGAGGTGCTCAACCAGTACCAGCGCCGCGCGGACCTCGTGCCCAACCTCGTCGCCACGGTCCAGGGCGAAGCCGCCTTCGAGCGCGAGACGCTCACCCGCGTCATCGAAGCGCGCGCGCGCGCCACGGCGATCCAGGTCACGCCCGAGATGCTGCAGGACCCGCAGGCGATGCAGCGCTTTCAGGCCGCGCAGGGCGAGCTCGGCAGCGCGTTGTCGCGCCTGCTCGCGGTGGCGGAGCAGTACCCCAACCTCAAGGCCAACCAGGCGTTTGCGGACCTGCGCGTGCAGCTCGAAGGCACGGAAAACCGTATTGCGGTGGCGCGCAACCGCTATATCCAGGCGGTGCAGCGCTACAACACGCTGGCGCGCAGCTTCCCGACCAACCTGACGGCGATGGTGTTCGGCTACGCGCCCAAACCCGGCTTCGCGCCGGCGGACGAGGCGGCGTTGTCCACACCGCCCAAGGTCGAATTCCCCGCCCCCAGTCGTTGA
- a CDS encoding LamB/YcsF family protein: MTAEHVIDLNADLGESYGAWTMGDDEALLAIVTRANVACGFHAGDPLVMRRTVRLAAARGVAVGAHPAFPDLQGFGRRRMELAPDELEAMLLYQIGALAGVCRAEGVPLAHVKPHGALNNMACADVSLARTVMRAVRAYDPALPVLAPACSALEQAALEAGQPVLREVFADRAYQADGQLVPRREPGAVLHDPDAAVAHVLRMLAAGGLVTRDGAVLPTPIDSICVHGDGPQAIATARRLRDALVAAGWRLAAGAPSA, from the coding sequence ATGACCGCGGAGCATGTCATCGATCTGAACGCCGACCTGGGCGAAAGCTACGGTGCCTGGACCATGGGCGACGACGAGGCCCTGCTGGCCATCGTCACGCGCGCCAACGTCGCGTGCGGCTTTCATGCGGGCGATCCGCTGGTGATGCGCCGCACTGTGCGCCTGGCGGCGGCGCGCGGTGTCGCCGTCGGGGCGCACCCGGCGTTTCCGGATTTGCAGGGCTTTGGCCGCCGGCGCATGGAGCTCGCGCCCGACGAGCTGGAGGCGATGCTGCTCTACCAGATCGGGGCGCTGGCCGGCGTGTGCCGCGCGGAGGGTGTGCCGCTGGCGCATGTCAAGCCGCACGGGGCGCTCAACAACATGGCCTGCGCGGACGTGTCGCTGGCGCGCACGGTCATGCGGGCGGTGCGGGCCTACGACCCCGCGCTGCCGGTGCTCGCGCCGGCCTGTTCGGCGCTGGAGCAGGCGGCGCTGGAAGCCGGGCAGCCCGTGCTGCGCGAGGTCTTCGCCGACCGCGCCTACCAGGCGGACGGGCAGCTGGTGCCCCGCCGTGAACCCGGGGCGGTGCTGCACGACCCGGACGCGGCGGTCGCGCACGTGCTGCGCATGCTGGCCGCGGGCGGCCTGGTCACGCGCGACGGCGCCGTCCTGCCGACGCCGATCGACAGTATTTGCGTGCACGGCGATGGCCCGCAGGCGATCGCGACCGCGCGGCGCCTGCGCGACGCGCTCGTGGCCGCGGGCTGGCGCCTCGCCGCGGGCGCCCCGAGCGCGTGA
- a CDS encoding 5-oxoprolinase subunit C family protein — MNAVLQVLDPGLGNTVQDLGRTGHRHWGVPVAGALDPLWARAANALLGNAPAAAVLELRLLGPRLQADGGTVQVAVVGEVMASVERVGGTVQPLPGWCTVTLRPGDTLRLGAVRGLAYLGVAGGIDVPPVLGSRATHERTAMGGLGGRALCAGDRLPCGAPGPETPTTERRGEPLSDPDAPVRVLLGPQDDHFPPEAIRTLCGAAWRVTAERDRMGMRLAGPPLVHRTPAHADIVSDAVAPGAIQVPASGQPIVLLADAQTVGGYPKIATVIRADWGRLARWPVDVPLRFAPVTLAQAHDALRAQAEALQHWSRALRPWHPPGYVDLRRLYEHNLISGVVSMCDGSVTADAAEEPT, encoded by the coding sequence GTGAACGCGGTGCTGCAGGTGCTCGACCCGGGTCTGGGCAATACCGTGCAGGACCTCGGGCGGACGGGCCACCGGCACTGGGGCGTGCCGGTGGCCGGGGCGCTCGACCCGCTGTGGGCGCGGGCTGCGAACGCGCTGCTGGGCAACGCGCCGGCGGCGGCGGTGCTGGAGCTGCGCCTGCTCGGGCCGCGCCTGCAGGCTGACGGTGGCACCGTCCAGGTGGCCGTCGTCGGCGAGGTGATGGCGTCGGTGGAGCGCGTCGGCGGTACCGTGCAGCCGCTGCCCGGCTGGTGCACCGTGACGCTGCGCCCCGGGGACACGCTGCGCCTGGGGGCCGTGCGCGGGCTCGCGTACCTCGGCGTGGCCGGGGGCATCGACGTGCCGCCGGTGCTGGGCAGCCGCGCGACGCACGAGCGCACCGCGATGGGCGGGCTCGGCGGCCGCGCCCTGTGTGCCGGCGACCGCCTGCCGTGCGGCGCGCCGGGGCCGGAGACGCCCACCACCGAGCGCCGCGGGGAGCCTCTGTCCGACCCGGACGCTCCGGTGCGCGTGCTGCTCGGGCCGCAGGACGATCACTTCCCGCCCGAGGCAATCAGAACCTTGTGCGGGGCGGCGTGGCGCGTGACCGCCGAGCGCGACCGCATGGGCATGCGGTTGGCCGGGCCGCCGCTCGTGCACCGTACGCCGGCGCACGCCGACATCGTGTCGGACGCCGTGGCGCCGGGTGCGATCCAGGTACCGGCCAGCGGCCAGCCGATCGTGTTGCTGGCCGATGCGCAGACCGTCGGTGGCTACCCGAAAATCGCGACCGTCATTCGCGCCGACTGGGGGCGGCTGGCGCGCTGGCCTGTCGATGTACCGTTGCGGTTCGCGCCGGTGACGCTGGCCCAGGCGCACGACGCGCTGCGCGCGCAGGCCGAGGCGTTGCAACACTGGAGCCGTGCGCTGCGGCCGTGGCATCCGCCCGGGTATGTCGATTTGCGACGGCTGTACGAACACAACCTGATCAGCGGCGTCGTCAGCATGTGTGACGGCAGCGTAACGGCCGACGCCGCCGAGGAGCCCACATGA
- a CDS encoding 5-oxoprolinase subunit B family protein, whose protein sequence is MAAAAHGGVSAAMPCPAPRLLALGDGAWTVEFGDAIDPALHGRVMGLAQAVRAAWATGAAPWRAVVDVVPTFRSLTVHYEPLACDGMALGDALLELAQQTTARPSAGRCWRLPACFAPAMAPDLDALAARVGLTAEAVVQQLLAAAFRVYQIGFLPGFPYMGGVPAALQVPRLPSPRKAVPAGSIALAGGMCAVYPWVSPGGWHLVGRTPVPLFDVRRDPPALLASGDTVRWFAIDEATFADLQARAQAGSLDVMACGSPPGGDG, encoded by the coding sequence GTGGCTGCCGCAGCGCATGGCGGGGTGAGCGCCGCCATGCCGTGTCCCGCGCCGCGGCTGTTGGCGCTGGGGGATGGCGCGTGGACGGTGGAGTTCGGCGACGCGATCGACCCGGCGTTGCACGGTCGCGTCATGGGCCTCGCGCAGGCGGTGCGCGCCGCGTGGGCCACCGGGGCCGCCCCGTGGCGCGCGGTGGTCGACGTGGTGCCGACTTTTCGCTCGCTGACCGTCCACTACGAGCCGCTGGCGTGCGACGGAATGGCGCTGGGCGACGCATTGCTGGAGCTGGCGCAGCAGACGACGGCGCGGCCGAGTGCGGGGCGTTGTTGGCGCTTGCCCGCTTGCTTTGCACCCGCGATGGCGCCGGATCTGGACGCGCTGGCCGCGCGCGTGGGGTTGACGGCGGAGGCGGTCGTGCAGCAGCTGCTGGCCGCGGCGTTCCGGGTGTACCAGATCGGCTTTTTGCCCGGGTTTCCGTACATGGGCGGGGTGCCGGCGGCGTTGCAGGTGCCGCGCCTGCCGTCGCCGCGCAAGGCGGTGCCCGCCGGCTCCATCGCGCTGGCGGGCGGGATGTGCGCGGTCTACCCCTGGGTCAGCCCGGGCGGCTGGCACCTCGTCGGGCGCACGCCGGTACCGTTGTTCGACGTGCGCCGCGATCCGCCGGCGCTGCTTGCGAGCGGCGACACGGTGCGCTGGTTCGCGATCGACGAGGCGACGTTTGCCGACTTGCAGGCGCGTGCGCAGGCGGGCTCTTTGGACGTGATGGCCTGCGGGAGCCCACCGGGGGGCGACGGGTGA